A genome region from Mauremys reevesii isolate NIE-2019 linkage group 12, ASM1616193v1, whole genome shotgun sequence includes the following:
- the LOC120375404 gene encoding zinc finger protein 345-like, with amino-acid sequence MINFWETSSAELFEGVAPDSKGTEAVACGKEGGKKLFDYSDLIKHQRIHTGERPFECRECGKCFTKSSSLSEHQRIHTGERPYECSECGKNFTHRSGFFRHLRIHRGERPYECSECGKSFNRSSHLIRHQIIHTRERAYKCNDCGKSFTKSSALSEHHRIHTGERLYECRECGKTFNHSSHLIRHQRIHTGERPYECSECGKSFTSSSTLSEHQRIHTGERPYQCSECGKTFNRSSNLFTHQRIHTGERPYQCSECGKSFNWHSQLITHRRIHTGETPYTCSECGKHFSRGSSLITHLRIHTGEMPYTCAECGKSFNQNSHLITHQRIHTGETPYTCSECGKSFSQSSSLSRHQRIHTGERPYTCSECGKTFIERSDLVRHRRIHSG; translated from the exons gTGGGAAGAAATTATTTGACTACTCAGACCTTATAaagcatcaaagaatccacacaggagaaaggccctttgaatgccgtgagtgtgggaaatgcttcactaagagctcatccctttctgaacatcagagaatccacacaggggagaggccctatgaatgcagtgagtgtgggaaaaacttcactcacagatcaggctTTTTTCGCCATCTGAGaatccacagaggggagaggccctatgaatgcagtgagtgtgggaaaagtttcaatcgcagctcacaccttattaggcatcagataatccacacaagagagagggCCTATAAATGCAatgattgtgggaaaagcttcactaagagctcagccctttctgaacatcacagaatccacacaggggagaggctctatgaatgccgtgagtgcgggaaaaccttcaatcacagctcacaccttattaggcatcagagaatccacacaggggagaggccctatgaatgcagtgagtgtgggaaaagcttcactagcagctcaaccctctccgaacatcagagaatccacacaggggagaggccctatcaatgcagtgagtgtgggaaaaccttcaatcgcagctcaaacctttttacccatcagagaatccacacaggagagaggccctatca atgctctgagtgtgggaaaagctttaattgGCACTCAcagcttatcacacatcgtagaatccacacaggagagacgccctacacgtgctctgagtgcgggaaacacttcagtcggggctcaagccttatcacacatttgagaatccacacaggagaaatgcCCTACACATgtgccgagtgcgggaaaagcttcaatcagaactcgcaccttatcacacatcagagaatccacacaggagagacgccctacacatgctccgagtgcgggaaaagcttcagtcagagctctagcctgagcagacatcagagaatccacacaggagagagaccctacacatgctctgagtgtgggaaaaccttcattgagcgctcagaccttgtcagacatcgcagaatccacagtgga